Part of the Kryptolebias marmoratus isolate JLee-2015 linkage group LG20, ASM164957v2, whole genome shotgun sequence genome, gttGATGGAGGAATAAATAATTCTCTaagcagaattttattttaaataaagttaaatatttggaaaagtataaaagttacaaaaactaaaagtcgcagcagccatcttctggatgagccgaacgttttcaTATAAAAATTCCCAGAGTTCCGGTTCAATAACAACCTGGAAGTCCCAGTTTTCACACCATCAACCTGAGACGGACATCAGCTCAGTTTCCACTGAACTGCCTCTCATCCGTCCCATCACAGCTGctttttagactttaaaaaacaaagaaataaaagttaatattCAGGCTGCGGCTCGACTTCAGATCCTTCCTGGAGTCCCAGAGTTCCGCAGGTTCTTCTCCGTGTGCGTCCTCATGTGGACGGACCAGCCGCTGTGGTGCCGGAAAGCTTTTCCACATCGCTGACAGGAGTAGGGCTTCTCCCCGGTGTGGGTCCTCATGTGGACGGTCAGGTTACTGCGATGAGTGAAGCTTTTCCCACACGACTCACAGGAAAACGGCTTCAGGCCCGCGTGGCTTCTGACACGGACGGAATCGTTCCCGGCGGGGTCTGGCTCCTCGTCTGAGTGAGTCCTCATGTGGATGAGCAAATTATCGTTCCGACTGAAATCTTTGCCACATCGCTGGCAGGAGTAGGGCTTCTCACCGGTGTGGGTCCTCATGTGCACGGACAGCGTGCCGCTTTGTCGGAAACTCTGCCTGCACACTTTGCACACGTAGGGTTTCTCCCCCGTGTGAGTTCTCACGTGCACAGTCAGCCCACCGCTGTGCATGAAACCTCTGCCGCACACTTTGCACACGTAGGGCTTCTCTCCGGTGTGGGTCCTCGTGTGGATCGTTAAGTCGCTGCTTTCTCGGAAGGTTTTGCTGCAGATCTTACAGACGTGTGGTTTCTCCCCGGTGTGGGTTCTGTTGTGAAccttcattttgtatttattcctAAAGCTTTTTCCACAAACGTCACATATAACGGACTCTGAAGCAGGCTCGGTTCTGGACTGTCTGCtggacccagaagaacgtctcTTCTTCAGGCTCAGCTCAGCAGTTCCAGCTGGTTCTGACTCCACATGTTGGCTTTGGTTCGGATTTGGACCCTCAGTTACAGGAGAGACGGGAGAGAGGAGCTGGtctctgtttggttctggttctggatcagTAGGAGTCTCCATGAAGGAACNNNNNNNNNNNNNNNNNNNNNNNNNNNNNNNNNNNNNNNNNNNNNNNNNNNNNNNNNNNNNNNNNNNNNNNNNNNNNNNNNNNNNNNNNNNNNNNNNNNNNNNNNNNNNNNNNNNNNNNNNNNNNNNNNNNNNNNNNNNNNNNNNNNNNNNNNNNNNNNNNNNNNNNNNNNNNNNNNNNNNNNNNNNNNNNNNNNNNNNNNNNNNNNNNNNNNNNNNNNNNNNNNNNNNNNNNNNNNNNNNNNNNNNNNNNNNNNNNNNNNNNNNNNNNNNNNNNNNNNNNNNNNNNNNNNNNNNNNNNNNNNNNNNNNNNNNNNNNNNNNNNNNNNNNNNNNNNNNNNNNNNNNNNNNNNNNNNNNNNNNNNNNNNNNNNNNNNNNNNNNNNNNNNNNNNNNNNNNNNNNNNNNNNNNNNNNNNNNNNNNNNNNNNNNNNNNNNNNNNNNNNNNNNNNNNNNNNNNNNNNNNNNNNNNNNNNNNNNNNNNNNNNNNNNNNNNNAGGAGGTCAGGGGGTCAGGGGGTCAGGAGGTGAGGGGGTCAGGTGGTGAGGGGGTCTGGAGGCCAAGGGGGTCAGAGGGTCAGGAGGTGAGGGGGTCAGGTCAGGGGGTCCGGACGTCAGGGGGTCAGGAGCGGGGACTGGGTGTGTAGATTCCCGACGTCACAAACTGGTTCTAGGCAGGTGGAACTTAGAACCAGGTTCCTGCTTccgctgctgtttgtgtttttgcagcagaCATCAGTTCAGAACGCcggagaagagaagaagagctgcACCAGAACTCttatttctgccaaaacagGCGCCATCATCTGTCAGAACCACAGAGAGGCGACACGTATTTTACAGCACCACCATCTGAGAagaatcagattatttttattattaatataaaagTATTAAACTTTATATCGACACAGGTTTAAATGAAGCTGCTGATCAGGAACATCTGAGCCTGACGTCAGACTGCTGCTGGCTGagttttaggtttattgtttatatCTTTTCATGTTTCCTTCATTGTTTGAGACATTTAGGACCTCTAACAGGAATTAttataaaatcatattttaacaAGAATCAAACAGCCTCAGTTTTATGAGATCAGTTTGTTTGAAAGATAAAAAGTCGTTTCTTCAGGAATCAGGACTTTTTCTCCTTCAGTAAATCAGTTTACAGAAGAAATTCTTTGGGAaacttttgttctttatttcacTATTTTATTCAGGATAAACTAAGAATTAAAGTAGTTTTTCTGTAGTCTTTCCCACACAGGAGGTTTGAAGGgaaatttaacagtttttagtttgatttcaCTGCAGCGCCTCCAAACAAAGAGAAGTGACTCAGTTCGGCGATGTGACGTCTGTGAGGTCGCTGAGATCAGGAAATCTCGACGTACCGATAATGTGTAACTGGGTTTCAGGGTCCAGCAGCCGGGGCCGATGATctgcatcttcatcttcctcttcctcagattCTGACTTCCACTGAAGCTCCTGCTTCAgaaccagctgctcctcctctggtTCCTCTTTAACCTGCGGGGCTTCCTCCTGACAGACATGTTGCTGTCGGAGGTCTGGAGGACAAACGGCAGCAGGAACATGTcaataacaacaacattaaaaccaagtGATGCCGCGCAGTTTAAACTCTTAACCTGAAGCTGCTTCCTTCCTGTCTGAAGACCAGCTGCTGAAGGACTTACAGAAACTCTCAGGCTGGGATGGAAACATTAACTTCAATAAAAACCCTCTGATCTGTAAAGATGACGTCACTGTTGATCCCTCATCCATCCAAATAAAGATTACATCtgcatctgtttttaatcaggCTAACATCACATCATGACCTGCAGGCTCATCcagaggggtcaaaggtcactcagAGATCTCTTTATTCCTCAAAAACAGAGAATTTGGACCAGAACACGACCAGAACCGGTTTGTTGGGGGAAGCTTCGGTGgtttaaaacatctgtaaacatctgtaaacatctgtccaACCCTCCTCAGATCAGCTGTTGGGACAAACCTGTGCGCAGCTTCTTCTTCGGCGCTTTCCTGCAGAAATCCATCAGTCTGCTCCGACCTCcgagctcttcttcttctgcgaTCTTTAAAATCCCCCCAGGTTCCTCCGGGTTCTCCCACCAACTCTCTGAGATCCTGAAATCATCGTTTTCTTACCctgaaaacaggaataaaaccGCCTTCCCGGCCggttttagctgttagcttgtgtcctcttcttcttctcggGTTTGTTTCCGGTTGAAGGTTGATTTCCGCCCCTGGTGGCCGCAGCAGGAAGTGCATCTGATTTATACCAGCGGCCtcagatctgttttatttttaactaaactttatGCTTTATTAACTCTATATATGCCTCCATATCTACAGAGCACAGGATGTGTTATATATCCACTTATTTGTTCTGTAACTCAGTGATTATTACACATCTGAGGTGAATCTGAACAATATTCTAACAagatttgtaattatttcttaaCACATATTGAAATCAAATCACTGATTCATTAATTAATTCAGAGACAACATTTCTTATTCTGTTAATCTAATTCAGCACTGATTAAGATgttgtctgtatttttattatctcaGGACATGAGCTGATTTGTCTCAGgaagcttttctgttttaaagagaaattaaCCCCAGAAGCTGCTGAATTTCAACACTTGAGTCTatatttaaacatcaaaacagttttatatttcttctttaaatcCCTGTCATGTTTGTCACTTTTAACTTTGCTAAAGTTTCCAAACTGCTGTTTAATGAGTTATTTTTATAgataaatcactttttatttagattttaattttgcaCATAAAATGGATCCTGAGTGAGTTTTTCCCACAACTCCAACATCTAATGTTAGAGAAGATGATAAATCAAAGCATCCAGGTGGTTTTAGGACAGAAACAATGAATCCAGTTttatgtttacaaataaaaaataatctcaaattaacaaaaaacaggtttgcagaagcgtttattttaaatctgatgtAAACAACAGGTTTCCTGATAAGAATTTAAAAACGAGCATCAATTATTAAACTCTTATTATTATCCTGAAGGAGTtccaacaaaagcaaaaactgaaatcttgaccagagacacagaaacacaaccagATTAAAGTTTTAGTTAACTTCggccttttcttcttctcttgtttaaTTCTTGCGTCTCCCTGGTGGCTGCTGCatgaaagctgcagaaacttTAACATCCAAAGATCTGCAGCTTCATCACGatctgtgaaacaaaaaccacaaaatcaAATCTTGTCTGATCTGGATCAGGAATGTTACCTTTCTGATGGTGAAAACCTCCAGAGAATCCAGAAGATGGCAGCAGAGGACATCCAGTTAATGggaaacataataaaataaaggaaagaggtgtttttgtgtgtgagatctttgttaaaGTCATCAGTTGTTGTGCAACTAACTTTAACAACCAGCTAGAAGAGTCAGATGATCCTGTGTGGCTCAGCAGCTTCATCTGCTGCATCTCATTACATCCAGGAgccaaaaatactttaatatccttcaaacaaacaagcatgaaGTGTAACTGATGTCAGAAACATTAAACACCTGGAAGTACGAACAGAAGAGTTGTGTTATATCGTTAGAaagtgtctgagacgtccctgTGAGGAGGGACAGGGATCAGACAGCAGAGGACAGTGTTGCTCCACCAAGGAGAACAAATCAGCTGTTTCATTTCACCGTCAGTCACCTGCTGCAGGTGTTAATCAGGGACACCTGGAGACACCTGGAGAC contains:
- the LOC108229727 gene encoding zinc finger protein 37-like → METPTDPEPEPNRDQLLSPVSPVTEGPNPNQSQHVESEPAGTAELSLKKRRSSGSSRQSRTEPASESVICDVCGKSFRNKYKMKVHNRTHTGEKPHVCKICSKTFRESSDLTIHTRTHTGEKPYVCKVCGRGFMHSGGLTVHVRTHTGEKPYVCKVCRQSFRQSGTLSVHMRTHTGEKPYSCQRCGKDFSRNDNLLIHMRTHSDEEPDPAGNDSVRVRSHAGLKPFSCESCGKSFTHRSNLTVHMRTHTGEKPYSCQRCGKAFRHHSGWSVHMRTHTEKNLRNSGTPGRI